Genomic window (Sphingomonas sp. S1-29):
CACATCGATATAGTCGTCGCCCGCCACGGTCGGCTGGAGCGCGCCGCCCGCCGCGACGAGTCCCGACGATTTCTGCACCGTCGAGACGAACTGCACGCCGAAATTGCCCGTCAGCACCGCGGTGCCGACCTCCTGATCGACATTGGCCTGCAGATACGCTGCCATGACGTCTTCGTTGATCTGGAACGCCTTGGCAGGCACGTCGAGGCTGGTATTCCGGATGAGGTCGTAAACGCCGCCCTCCAGCAGCTCGGCGGGGTTGTAGCTGAGCATCGGCCCCAGCCCCAGATAGCTTAGATTGGTCGATCCCAGCAGATATTCGCTCGGGATCTGCTGCTGGAACGCGCCGCCTCTCAGCACCAGCAATGATTCGTCGGGCGTCAGTGCTTTTTCGCGCCGCGTATAGTTCAGGCCGAACTGGATCGACCGCAGGAAGCCCTCCAGCTCTTTCTCGACTTCGCCGCGATATTGCTGGATTTCGTCGCGAACCTGGCGATCGTTGAAATATCCAGCCTGGACATTCGCTCCGCCCCAGCCGCGCGGATCGGTCAGCAGGATCAGATTGGGGTCCGAATAATTCAGCGTCGGGCTGAACACCGTGCCGCTGGTACCGCTTTGGAAACCGATCGTATCGGACGCCCCGGTATCGAGACCATAGCCGGTCCCGGCGTAGCTTTCGATGATCGTCTCGCTGCGATCGGTCTTCGAATAGCTGATGTCGACGAAGAGGTTCCAGCCGTCATCGCCTTCGTATTTCTGGTTGAGGCCGAAGGAGTAGAGCTTGGCCTTGCGCTCGAAGGAATCGTTGCGGACCACGCCTTCGACATTGGTGAAGGTGCCGCCCGTCACGAAGTTGTTGTCGACGACCGGGTTCAGCAACTGCGGTCGGGTCGCTTGCGGGCCATCGCCGTCGAACGCCAGCGGCAGTTCGATACCCCGCTTGATCTGCGGATCGTCGAAATCCGAGAAGAATCCGTCGAGCGTGATCGTATAGTTCGGCGCAGGCTGCCATTGCAGCGTCCCCTGCAGCCCCAGCCGCTTCAGGTTGGTCGACGTGACATAGCTCTTCGATCCGCCGATCACCCCGGCATCGGGGTTCGCCGGACCCGCGCCCGCATAGCCCCAGGCGTTGAATTCCTGAATCTGGTACGGTTCGTCGAGATAGTTGGCCGATAGCGCGATGCCGATCGTATCGTTGGCGAACTGATCGACATAGGTGCCGAACACGCGGTAGCCATATTCCTTCGATCCGGCATTGAGCTTGCCAAGATCGGTGTAGGTGCCGCGGCCGCCGATCGCGAGCGTACGCTTGCCATATTCGAGCGGGCGGATGGTGCGCAGGTCGACCGTGCCCGAAAGGCCCTGGCCGATCAGGTTCGATTGTGCGGTCTTGTAGACCAGCACCTGGTTGACGACCTCGGACGGATATTGGTCATATTCGACCGCGCGATTATCGCCGGTGGACGTCTGCTCGCGACCATTGAGTAGCGTCGTCGAGAAATCGGGCGCGAAACCGCGGATCGATATCGCGTTCGAGCGGCCCGACACACGCTGCGACGTCAGGCCCGGGAGGCGTGCGATCGATTCCGCGATCGACGCGTCGGGCAGGCGACCAATATCCTCCGCCGAGATCGATTCGACGACCAGATCGCGTTCTTTCTTCGCGGCAACGGCGTTCTCAAGGCTCTGGCGAAACCCCGTTACGACGATCTCTTCGGATTCGGCCTCGGCGGGCGGCGTTTCCTGCACGTCCTGTGCGATCGCCGGCGTGGCAAACGCGATCATGGAAAGCGCTATGGTGGTGGTGCTGACGCCGGACAAAGGCGCGCGACAGATCGATGATTTCATTCGGTCTCTCCCCTATCTGTGACCCGCTTGTTCCCGCGGCTTGTTCTATTGTTCGCTGCGCCGCCTTTGACGAACGCGGCACGTAAGGGTGGGGATAGGTCGAGTTGCGGGATGTCGAACAGATGGCATACGTATGTCATCGTGCGATCCGCGTGACCGGTGGATCCGCGCGAGGATGCCGCCATGCGCGCAGCATCGCTTTACGCACGCGCGCCGATCGCTTAGCTTGCAAGGCCATAGGCTATGCAGGCCGAACATCCGGGAGAGGAACAGCTTGGTGGCCCGATCGGCGTCACAGCGCCCCACGTCGTTCGACATCGCCTATCGCGCAGGCGTGTCGCAACCGACGGTATCGCGTGCGCTGCGTGGCAGCCCGTCGGTCAGCGCCGCTACCCGCGCTCGGATCGAAGCAATTGCCCGGGAGCTGAATTATGCGGTCGACAAGAACGCATCGAACCTGCGCAGCCAGCAGTCCCATACGATCGCGCTGTTGTTTTTCGAGGATGTGACCGCCGACGGTTCGCTGATCAATCCCTTCTTCCTGTCGATGCTGGGCGCGATCACCCGCGGCGCAGGGAAGGCGGGCTATGATCTTCTGATCTCGTTTCAGCATCATGCGGGTGACTGCCCGAAAAGCTACGAGGACAGTCGCAAGGCCGATGGCATCATCCTGCTCGGCTATGGTGATTACCAACAATATCGGCCCCGGCTCGAACAACTTTACGCGCAAGGGACGCATTTCGTCCGCTGGGGATCGCCCGAACACGGCGATCGCGGCACGACAATCGGGTGCGACAATCGCGCGGGCGGGCGCGTGGCGACCGAGCATCTGTTGCACCAAGGGCGTCGCAGGATCGGGTTTCTCGGCGCATGCGACAACCATTCTCCCGAATTTCGCGAACGCTGGCTGGGCTATTGCGATGCACATCATGCCGCCGGGATCGAACCCGATCCAGCGTTGCAGGTCGATGCGATAACCTTGGAAGCGGCGGGGCATCGCGCGGTCCACACGTTGACCGCGCGCGGCGGTGCATTTGACGCGATCTTCGCCGCCAGCGACCTGATCGCGATCGGCGCGATGCACGCGCTGCAGGAATGCGGCAAACAGATACCGAACGACATCGCGGTCGTAGGCTATGACGATATCCCCGCCGCGCATCAGGCAAGCCCGCCACTGACGACGGTGCAGCAGGATGCGCAACTCGCCGGCGATGCGCTGGTAAATGCGCTGCTCGCACGGCTCGAACAACGCGAGCCGGTTAGCTGCTTGTTGCCCGTATCGCTCAAAATCCGGGCCAGCAGTGTCGCGCATACGACTGTATAAGGGTCTGTATCTCCTCCCGCTCAGCGTCGCGAAGGATGAACTCGGCGAGTACGGCGCGCGTAGAGAAGAGGGACAGCGATGACCGAGCAAGGCGGCAAGCCGCAACAGGGCTTTTGGGGGCTTTGGTCGATCTCGTTCGGTTTTCTGGGGGTTCAGATCGGCTTTGCGCTGCAAAATGCCAACGCCAGCCGGATATTCCAGGCGCTCGGCACGCCGATCGAAAATCTTGCGCTGATGTGGATGGCAGCACCGCTGACCGGCCTGCTCGTGCAGCCGATCGTCGGGCATTATAGCGATCGAACCTGGACCCGCCTCGGCCGCCGTCGCCCCTATTTTCTCGTCGGTGCCATACTCTGCACCGTCGCGTTGCTGTTCATGCCCAATTCGCCCGCGATCTGGGCAGCCGCGGTCACCTTGTGGATATTGGACGCCTCGCTCAACGTCACGATGGAGCCCTTCCGCGCCTTTGTCGGCGATATGCTGCGGCGCGCGCAGCGGCCCGCGGGTTACGCCTTCCAGACCGCGTTCATTGGCGTGGGCGCAGTGATTGCGAGCCTGGCGCCGTATGTGCTGACCGAGCTCGGCGTGCCCAATGTCGCGCCCGAGGGGCAAATCCCCGATACGGTGCGGTTCAGCTTCTATATCGGTGCCGCCGCATTGCTGCTGGCGGTATTGTGGACGGTGTTCGGCACGCGCGAATATAGCCCCGAACAACAGGCGCTGTACGCTGTCGCCGATGGCGAGCTACCGCCCCCGCCGCATCACGTTCCCACCGCAACCCCCGCAACCGGACCCTATTGGCTGGTGGGCGGGTTGCTCGCGGCGCTCGCGGCCTTCGCGCTGTCGCTCAAGTCCGAGGCGTATCTGGTATCGATCGGCCTGGTGGTATTTGGCATCGCGCAGATCGTCTCGCGCCGGTTGATTGCTGCCGGGCGTGGCGACAATCTGCTCAGCCACGTCGTCAACGATCTGGCGACGATGCCCGAGACGATGCGCCGCCTCGCGCTTGTCCAGTTCTTCACCTGGGGGGCGTTGTTCATCCTGTGGATCTATTCGGTGCCGGTGGTCGCGCAAAATGCGTTTGGCACCGATGACCCCGCTTCTGCAGCCTATAATCAGGCGGGCAATTGGGTGGGGGTGCTATTCGCGATCTATTCGGGGGTTGCGGCGATTTGCGCCTTTGCACTGCCGCTGCTGTCAAAGGCTCTGGGTCCGGTGCGAACCCATATGATCGCCTTGTCCGCCGGGGCGACCGGGTTTGTCGGCCTGTTCGTCATCCGCGATGCCACGCTGCTGATCGCCGCGATGATCGGCATCGGCATCGCCTGGGCGTCGATCCTGACCATGCCCTATGTCATCCTCGCCAATACGCTGCCGCAGCATAAGCTGGGCGTCTACATGGGGATCTTCAATTTCTTCGTGGTGCTGCCACAATTGATCGTCGCTGCGTTGATGGGCGCATTGATCGACGCGGTGTTCCCGACCGATCCGGGATATACCATGCTCATCGCCGCTGCAGTGATGGCGGTCGCGGTGCTGGCGATGCGGCGCGTGAAGGTTTGATTTCGCTTGTCGAATTCGCGCAGCCGTGGTCCGTCTGGACCTCAGATCTGCGAATAGGGCGTCGGGCTCAGGATCTGGTTGTCGATTCCGGTGGTGATTTCGGGGTCGGTAAGTCCGGGTGTCGTGATCAGGCGGCGCCACGCCGGATCCGCCCCGAAGCTGCTCCAGCTTCGTTCGCGCGCCGCGAAATCCGGGAACGTCAGCAGATAGGTCAGGCTCGGCAGGCGTGAGCCCGTCAGGTCCTGGGCGAAGAAGACCGGCGTCAGGCCGTTGCGGCGAAATATCTCGATCTCGCCGCCGGTGTCGAACATCTCGATCTTGGTCGCGCCCGCCTTGTCGCTATGGCTGAAATACGTCCGCAGTTCGAAGATGCGGGGCTTGTTGGCGCCCGCGGCGGCTGGAACCTCGACGCGCGGAAAATGGGGGAAGGCGCGCATCAGCTTCACGTCGAGCGAGGCGTAAGGCGGCCCTTCGGGCGTGGCGTCGGCAAACGGCTCGGCGGCCTTTGCATAGCCCTGGTCATCGGCCAGCTTGCCGGGCAGCTCCACGAAGTCGGCGATCGAGGGATAGGGGACGAGGACATGGACGCTCGGGCTTCCCGGGCCGATGGCCACCGTGAACGCACCGATGGGGCCACAACCCACGCGGCGCGCCGCCGGGATGAAGGCATCGCGAAGATAGGCGTCGAGGCGCGCCTTCATCCCGCCGTGAACCAGGCGGTAGGTCCGAAGCTCGTAGACCTCGGGGGTCACCGCCGCGGCGCGGCGCTGCGCCCGGGCGCCGGTGCTCGCGAGCGTTACACCACCGGCGGCAGCCCCTGCGAGCACCGAACGTCGATCAATTGGGTACGCCATCATGTCCTCGCAAAGCCGTTTGTCGCGGTACGAAGCCGATGTCGCGGGCGTCGTCAATCCACAAGGGTTCGACCACCGCGCCGCCTGCTTGAGATGCGGCAGGGCGCTCGGCGGTTGAAAACCAATCGATTGGCTGCGATCTGCCGACAACAGTGCACGACGCCCGCGCGCGGGAAGATCGGGAGAGGTCGATGTTCAAGCTCAAGCGATCCGTTATGGCCTGCCTCCTCCTCGTAGCGGGCGGCATGGCGGCGGATGCGCAGGTGCCGGCGGCCAACAGGCTGACCGCGGCCGAGCGCGCGGCGGGCTGGACGCTCCTCGTCGACGGTCGCGACCTGTCGGGATGGCGGTCCTTTGCCGGCGGCGACGCGCCGCCGACCTGGCGCGTGCAGGATGGCGCGATCGTGCTGGTCAAGGACGACGGCCAGATGAGCGGGACCGACCTCGTCACCGCCAAAAGCTTCGGCGCGTTCGAACTCACGCTCGATTGGAAGGTGGCGAAAGGCGGCAATAGCGGCGTCCTCTATCTGGCGCGCAACATCCCGCAAACGCGGCAGGTGTATGAAACCGGGCTCGAGATGCAGGTGCTCGACGATGCGGGGCATGCCGATGGCAAGATCCCCTCGCACCGGGCGGGCGCGCTCTACGACATGACCGTGCCGCCCCCCGGCACCGCGCGCCCGGCAGGCAGCTGGAACCGGGCGCGGCTGCTCGTCGAGCCGGGACGCATCCGGCAATGGCTCAACGGCGTGATGACCGCCGATGTCTCCTACGGCGACGATGCCTGGCGGCGGCGCGTGGCGGGCTCGAAATTCGCGAAAATGCCCTATTTCGGCACCTTCGCCAGCGGCGTCATCGCGCTGCAGGATCATGGCGAGCCGGTCGCGTTCAGGAACATCAAGCTGCGCCCGATCGCCGCGAGCGCCGTGGCGGACAAACCGTGAGCCGCGGTCCAGCGACCGCCCCCGCAGACGTCATCATCGTCGGCTCGGGCGCTGCCGGCGGCATGGCGGCGTACAGCCTCACCAAGGCCGGGCTGCGCTGCCTGATGCTCGAGGCGGGGCGCGACTATGACCCGCAGCAGGAGGTCAACATGCTCGCGCCCGAAAGCGACGCGCCGCTCCGGGGCAGCGCGACCCCCGACAAGCCGTTCGGCTATTTCGACGCGACCGTCGACGGCGGCTGGGAGGTCGATGGCGAGCCCTATACCTCGACCGAGGGCAGCGGTTTTCGCTGGTGGCGGCCGCGAATGCTGGGCGGGCGCACCAATCACTGGGGTCGCCACGTGCCGCGCTGGGGTGCCTATGACTTCAAGCCGTTTTCGCGCGACGGGCTCGGCGTCGACTGGCCGATCGGCTATGACGATGTCGCCCCCTACTACGACCGGGTCGAGAAGATGATTGGCGTCAATGGCGGTCCGATCGGCCTCGAGAACCATCCCGATTCGCCCGCCGACTGCCTGATGCCGCCGCCCGCGCCGCGCGTGCCCGAGCTGCTGCTCAAGGCGACCGCCGAGAGCATGGGCATTCCCGTGCGGGCGGCGCATACCGCGGTGCTGACGCGCGACATGCCCGATCCCGTCGCGCCGCGAAGCGCCTGCTTCAACGCGACGCCGTGCAGCCGCGGCTGCACGATCGGCGCGATGTTCCAGACGACGACCTCGTTCCTGCCGATGGCGAAGGCGACGGGGCGGTTGACGGTGGTCACCGACGCGATGGTCGCGCGCGTGCTAACGAACCAGGCGGGCCGGGCCACGGGCGTCGAATATGTCGAT
Coding sequences:
- a CDS encoding MFS transporter, which gives rise to MTEQGGKPQQGFWGLWSISFGFLGVQIGFALQNANASRIFQALGTPIENLALMWMAAPLTGLLVQPIVGHYSDRTWTRLGRRRPYFLVGAILCTVALLFMPNSPAIWAAAVTLWILDASLNVTMEPFRAFVGDMLRRAQRPAGYAFQTAFIGVGAVIASLAPYVLTELGVPNVAPEGQIPDTVRFSFYIGAAALLLAVLWTVFGTREYSPEQQALYAVADGELPPPPHHVPTATPATGPYWLVGGLLAALAAFALSLKSEAYLVSIGLVVFGIAQIVSRRLIAAGRGDNLLSHVVNDLATMPETMRRLALVQFFTWGALFILWIYSVPVVAQNAFGTDDPASAAYNQAGNWVGVLFAIYSGVAAICAFALPLLSKALGPVRTHMIALSAGATGFVGLFVIRDATLLIAAMIGIGIAWASILTMPYVILANTLPQHKLGVYMGIFNFFVVLPQLIVAALMGALIDAVFPTDPGYTMLIAAAVMAVAVLAMRRVKV
- a CDS encoding NIPSNAP family protein → MSADRSQSIGFQPPSALPHLKQAARWSNPCGLTTPATSASYRDKRLCEDMMAYPIDRRSVLAGAAAGGVTLASTGARAQRRAAAVTPEVYELRTYRLVHGGMKARLDAYLRDAFIPAARRVGCGPIGAFTVAIGPGSPSVHVLVPYPSIADFVELPGKLADDQGYAKAAEPFADATPEGPPYASLDVKLMRAFPHFPRVEVPAAAGANKPRIFELRTYFSHSDKAGATKIEMFDTGGEIEIFRRNGLTPVFFAQDLTGSRLPSLTYLLTFPDFAARERSWSSFGADPAWRRLITTPGLTDPEITTGIDNQILSPTPYSQI
- a CDS encoding 3-keto-disaccharide hydrolase, encoding MHDARAREDRERSMFKLKRSVMACLLLVAGGMAADAQVPAANRLTAAERAAGWTLLVDGRDLSGWRSFAGGDAPPTWRVQDGAIVLVKDDGQMSGTDLVTAKSFGAFELTLDWKVAKGGNSGVLYLARNIPQTRQVYETGLEMQVLDDAGHADGKIPSHRAGALYDMTVPPPGTARPAGSWNRARLLVEPGRIRQWLNGVMTADVSYGDDAWRRRVAGSKFAKMPYFGTFASGVIALQDHGEPVAFRNIKLRPIAASAVADKP
- a CDS encoding LacI family DNA-binding transcriptional regulator, which produces MARSASQRPTSFDIAYRAGVSQPTVSRALRGSPSVSAATRARIEAIARELNYAVDKNASNLRSQQSHTIALLFFEDVTADGSLINPFFLSMLGAITRGAGKAGYDLLISFQHHAGDCPKSYEDSRKADGIILLGYGDYQQYRPRLEQLYAQGTHFVRWGSPEHGDRGTTIGCDNRAGGRVATEHLLHQGRRRIGFLGACDNHSPEFRERWLGYCDAHHAAGIEPDPALQVDAITLEAAGHRAVHTLTARGGAFDAIFAASDLIAIGAMHALQECGKQIPNDIAVVGYDDIPAAHQASPPLTTVQQDAQLAGDALVNALLARLEQREPVSCLLPVSLKIRASSVAHTTV
- a CDS encoding TonB-dependent receptor; amino-acid sequence: MIAFATPAIAQDVQETPPAEAESEEIVVTGFRQSLENAVAAKKERDLVVESISAEDIGRLPDASIAESIARLPGLTSQRVSGRSNAISIRGFAPDFSTTLLNGREQTSTGDNRAVEYDQYPSEVVNQVLVYKTAQSNLIGQGLSGTVDLRTIRPLEYGKRTLAIGGRGTYTDLGKLNAGSKEYGYRVFGTYVDQFANDTIGIALSANYLDEPYQIQEFNAWGYAGAGPANPDAGVIGGSKSYVTSTNLKRLGLQGTLQWQPAPNYTITLDGFFSDFDDPQIKRGIELPLAFDGDGPQATRPQLLNPVVDNNFVTGGTFTNVEGVVRNDSFERKAKLYSFGLNQKYEGDDGWNLFVDISYSKTDRSETIIESYAGTGYGLDTGASDTIGFQSGTSGTVFSPTLNYSDPNLILLTDPRGWGGANVQAGYFNDRQVRDEIQQYRGEVEKELEGFLRSIQFGLNYTRREKALTPDESLLVLRGGAFQQQIPSEYLLGSTNLSYLGLGPMLSYNPAELLEGGVYDLIRNTSLDVPAKAFQINEDVMAAYLQANVDQEVGTAVLTGNFGVQFVSTVQKSSGLVAAGGALQPTVAGDDYIDVLPSVNLSLRLPSDWVFRVAAARQMQRARLDDMRVAINYGINTGVPGGIYQGSGGNPQLRPIRSNSYDATIEKYFGTRGYIALQGFYKDLQSFVYNLEQEFDFTSYPKPIGVQPATNIGLLNQPINGEGGTIYGVELAGTLPFGELAGALDGFGVTGGLSYTETQIQPTPGAPSEDIPGYSRWVANGTAFFEKWGFNARGSVRYRSTFIGELSGFGANRVRRRALDEMIIDAQIGYDFQAGSALEGVSLFVQGQNLTDEPFVTVDPRDERAIVDFQQYGRRFLAGATVRF